A genomic window from Vigna radiata var. radiata cultivar VC1973A chromosome 2, Vradiata_ver6, whole genome shotgun sequence includes:
- the LOC106755676 gene encoding uncharacterized protein LOC106755676 isoform X2, giving the protein MMSHSHQHPQPQQRRLLSVCLNQLHEHPPESSFSSSQTLCKTNIPLCLIHSQTSSTTPTSTLKTSFFGPKILSSSPHQHFHFHQPHTPSLRCCFNVSSRRWGTFKLGCTSMDSLDFSSSLHSPSQIIKKKITGRQKRQELEREVAMLQRLLEQEEKFHEILEMVHNRPNGSAISIPNFLPPKMRELLGELVMVESEIARLESQISQLQAGLKHEQEVTKESKSKTWNQGNLSNSNNHLSTSPVPNPSPIRRRVQERMAFETKALHFISKAIKGDYNLSDFSLNDKAAFLKTSVEQKENKFQEDVKFHERIPRKNGTVKPPSPMRDPRHPSPKLRERNPEMYLDLPTRSLLDPLLSEENDLKWQPNKLSESIMKCLNFIYVRLLRTSRAMELEKSGPISRSVHSSLSSRSFRVDTGSIPKPSLLLQKESRQQDPYGIFNTEESIPRDIGPYKNLVIFTSSSMDPKFISSPSSIPLLRKLRILMSNLQTVDLKSLTNQQKLAFWINVYNACIMHGFIQYGVPSTPEKLLALMNKATLNVGGNLINAQAIEHFILRKRDISSMKEVQHKGEWEEKESVVRELYGLESVDPNVTFALCCGTRSSPCVRIYTADGITSELEKSKLDYLQASILATSTKRIGFPELLLMNMLDFAADIESLVEWVCSQLPTSGTLRKSMVDCFRGHNNTNSVKISTIVEKIPYDYEFQYLLTI; this is encoded by the exons ATGATGTCCCACTCCCACCAGCATCCTCAACCTCAACAAAGACGGTTATTATCTGTGTGTCTGAACCAACTTCATGAACACCCTCCTGAAAGCTCCTTCTCATCTTCTCAAACACTCTGCAAAACCAATATCCCCTTATGTCTCATTCACTCTCAAACCTCGTCAACTACTCCTACATCAACCCTCAAAACCTCTTTCTTTGGCCCCAAGATTCTCTCATCATCCCCTCACCAACACTTCCACTTCCATCAACCTCACACCCCCTCCCTCCGTTGTTGTTTTAATGTCTCTTCCAGACGTTGGGGTACCTTCAAGCTTGGTTGCACCTCCATGGACTCTCTAGATTTCTCATCATCGCTTCACTCTCCTTCTCAGATTATT aaaaagaaaattactggGCGGCAAAAGAGACAGGAACTTGAAAGAGAG GTTGCTATGCTTCAAAGGTTGTTGGAGCAAGAAGAAAAGTTTCACGAGATTTTGGAGATGGTGCATAATAGACCAAATGGATCAGCTATATCAATTCCCAATTTTCTTCCACCCAAG ATGAGAGAACTGTTAGGAGAGCTAGTGATGGTTGAGAGTGAAATTGCAAGACTAGAAAGCCAAATAAGCCAACTTCAAGCTGGTTTGAAACATGAACAAGAAGTGACCAAGGAATCAAAGTCTAAAACGTGGAATCAAGGGAATTTGAGTAATTCTAACAATCACTTATCAACTTCTCCGGTTCCAAATCCTAGTCCTATTCGCAGAAGAGTTCAAGAAAGGATGGCCTTTGAAACAAAGGCGTTGCATTTCATAAGCAAAGCTATAAAGGGTGATTACAATCTCAGTGATTTCAGTCTAAATGACAAAGCAGCTTTTCTGAAAACTTCTGTAGAacagaaagaaaataagttcCAAGAAGATGTGAAATTTCATGAAAGAATTCCAAGAAAAAATGGGACAGTAAAACCTCCCTCACCTATGCGTGACCCACGTCATCCATCACCCAAG CTGCGTGAACGCAATCCAGAGATGTACTTGGATCTTCCAACTAGATCACTGTTGGATCCACTTCTGTCAGAAGAGAATGATCTCAAGTGGCAACCCAACAAGCTATCTGAGAGCATCATGAAATGTTTGAATTTCATATATGTAAGACTACTCAGAACTTCAAGAGCAATGGAATTGGAGAAATCAGGGCCAATATCAAGGTCTGTGCACTCATCTTTAAGTTCAAGAAGCTTCAGGGTGGATACTGGGTCAATCCCAAAACCAAGCCTCTTGTTGCAAAAGGAATCTAGGCAACAAGACCCTTATGGTATCTTTAACACAGAAGAGTCCATTCCAAGGGACATTGGTCCTTACAAGAACCTGGTTATATTCACTTCCAGCTCTATGGATCCCAAGTTTATCTCAAGTCCATCCTCTATACCATTACTTAGGAAGTTAAG GATCTTGATGAGCAATCTTCAAACAGTTGACTTGAAAAGCCTCACAAACCAACAGAAACTAGCATTCTGGATCAACGTGTACAATGCTTGTATCATGCAT GGATTTATCCAATATGGAGTGCCATCCACACCAGAAAAACTACTTGCACTGATGAACAAG GCAACCCTCAATGTAGGAGGCAACCTAATAAATGCTCAAGCAATAGAGCATTTCATCTTGAGGAAACGAGATATTTCTAGCATGAAAGAG GTTCAGCATAAGGGTGAATGGGAAGAGAAAGAATCAGTTGTTCGTGAGCTTTATGGACTTGAGTCTGTAGATCCTAATGTCACATTTGCTCTGTGTTGTGGAACTCGTTCTTCTCCTTGT GTGAGGATATACACAGCAGATGGAATTACAAGTGAATTGGAGAAATCAAAACTAGACTATCTTCAAGCTTCAATTCTAGCCACTAGCACCAAAAGAATAGGATTTCCAGAGCTTCTTCTGATGAACATGCTTGATTTTGCTGCAGATATAGAATCATTGGTGGAGTGGGTATGTAGCCAGTTACCCACATCAGGCACTCTAAGGAAATCAATGGTGGATTGCTTTAGAGGCCACAATAATACTAATTCTGTGAAGATTTCTACCATTGTTGAAAAGATACCCTATGACTATGAATTCCAGTATTTGTTGACAATATAA
- the LOC106755676 gene encoding uncharacterized protein LOC106755676 isoform X1, giving the protein MMSHSHQHPQPQQRRLLSVCLNQLHEHPPESSFSSSQTLCKTNIPLCLIHSQTSSTTPTSTLKTSFFGPKILSSSPHQHFHFHQPHTPSLRCCFNVSSRRWGTFKLGCTSMDSLDFSSSLHSPSQIIKKKKITGRQKRQELEREVAMLQRLLEQEEKFHEILEMVHNRPNGSAISIPNFLPPKMRELLGELVMVESEIARLESQISQLQAGLKHEQEVTKESKSKTWNQGNLSNSNNHLSTSPVPNPSPIRRRVQERMAFETKALHFISKAIKGDYNLSDFSLNDKAAFLKTSVEQKENKFQEDVKFHERIPRKNGTVKPPSPMRDPRHPSPKLRERNPEMYLDLPTRSLLDPLLSEENDLKWQPNKLSESIMKCLNFIYVRLLRTSRAMELEKSGPISRSVHSSLSSRSFRVDTGSIPKPSLLLQKESRQQDPYGIFNTEESIPRDIGPYKNLVIFTSSSMDPKFISSPSSIPLLRKLRILMSNLQTVDLKSLTNQQKLAFWINVYNACIMHGFIQYGVPSTPEKLLALMNKATLNVGGNLINAQAIEHFILRKRDISSMKEVQHKGEWEEKESVVRELYGLESVDPNVTFALCCGTRSSPCVRIYTADGITSELEKSKLDYLQASILATSTKRIGFPELLLMNMLDFAADIESLVEWVCSQLPTSGTLRKSMVDCFRGHNNTNSVKISTIVEKIPYDYEFQYLLTI; this is encoded by the exons ATGATGTCCCACTCCCACCAGCATCCTCAACCTCAACAAAGACGGTTATTATCTGTGTGTCTGAACCAACTTCATGAACACCCTCCTGAAAGCTCCTTCTCATCTTCTCAAACACTCTGCAAAACCAATATCCCCTTATGTCTCATTCACTCTCAAACCTCGTCAACTACTCCTACATCAACCCTCAAAACCTCTTTCTTTGGCCCCAAGATTCTCTCATCATCCCCTCACCAACACTTCCACTTCCATCAACCTCACACCCCCTCCCTCCGTTGTTGTTTTAATGTCTCTTCCAGACGTTGGGGTACCTTCAAGCTTGGTTGCACCTCCATGGACTCTCTAGATTTCTCATCATCGCTTCACTCTCCTTCTCAGATTATT aagaaaaagaaaattactggGCGGCAAAAGAGACAGGAACTTGAAAGAGAG GTTGCTATGCTTCAAAGGTTGTTGGAGCAAGAAGAAAAGTTTCACGAGATTTTGGAGATGGTGCATAATAGACCAAATGGATCAGCTATATCAATTCCCAATTTTCTTCCACCCAAG ATGAGAGAACTGTTAGGAGAGCTAGTGATGGTTGAGAGTGAAATTGCAAGACTAGAAAGCCAAATAAGCCAACTTCAAGCTGGTTTGAAACATGAACAAGAAGTGACCAAGGAATCAAAGTCTAAAACGTGGAATCAAGGGAATTTGAGTAATTCTAACAATCACTTATCAACTTCTCCGGTTCCAAATCCTAGTCCTATTCGCAGAAGAGTTCAAGAAAGGATGGCCTTTGAAACAAAGGCGTTGCATTTCATAAGCAAAGCTATAAAGGGTGATTACAATCTCAGTGATTTCAGTCTAAATGACAAAGCAGCTTTTCTGAAAACTTCTGTAGAacagaaagaaaataagttcCAAGAAGATGTGAAATTTCATGAAAGAATTCCAAGAAAAAATGGGACAGTAAAACCTCCCTCACCTATGCGTGACCCACGTCATCCATCACCCAAG CTGCGTGAACGCAATCCAGAGATGTACTTGGATCTTCCAACTAGATCACTGTTGGATCCACTTCTGTCAGAAGAGAATGATCTCAAGTGGCAACCCAACAAGCTATCTGAGAGCATCATGAAATGTTTGAATTTCATATATGTAAGACTACTCAGAACTTCAAGAGCAATGGAATTGGAGAAATCAGGGCCAATATCAAGGTCTGTGCACTCATCTTTAAGTTCAAGAAGCTTCAGGGTGGATACTGGGTCAATCCCAAAACCAAGCCTCTTGTTGCAAAAGGAATCTAGGCAACAAGACCCTTATGGTATCTTTAACACAGAAGAGTCCATTCCAAGGGACATTGGTCCTTACAAGAACCTGGTTATATTCACTTCCAGCTCTATGGATCCCAAGTTTATCTCAAGTCCATCCTCTATACCATTACTTAGGAAGTTAAG GATCTTGATGAGCAATCTTCAAACAGTTGACTTGAAAAGCCTCACAAACCAACAGAAACTAGCATTCTGGATCAACGTGTACAATGCTTGTATCATGCAT GGATTTATCCAATATGGAGTGCCATCCACACCAGAAAAACTACTTGCACTGATGAACAAG GCAACCCTCAATGTAGGAGGCAACCTAATAAATGCTCAAGCAATAGAGCATTTCATCTTGAGGAAACGAGATATTTCTAGCATGAAAGAG GTTCAGCATAAGGGTGAATGGGAAGAGAAAGAATCAGTTGTTCGTGAGCTTTATGGACTTGAGTCTGTAGATCCTAATGTCACATTTGCTCTGTGTTGTGGAACTCGTTCTTCTCCTTGT GTGAGGATATACACAGCAGATGGAATTACAAGTGAATTGGAGAAATCAAAACTAGACTATCTTCAAGCTTCAATTCTAGCCACTAGCACCAAAAGAATAGGATTTCCAGAGCTTCTTCTGATGAACATGCTTGATTTTGCTGCAGATATAGAATCATTGGTGGAGTGGGTATGTAGCCAGTTACCCACATCAGGCACTCTAAGGAAATCAATGGTGGATTGCTTTAGAGGCCACAATAATACTAATTCTGTGAAGATTTCTACCATTGTTGAAAAGATACCCTATGACTATGAATTCCAGTATTTGTTGACAATATAA
- the LOC111241269 gene encoding uncharacterized protein LOC111241269 produces the protein MIRVLGGAIWMSESRFGEEDEAFEEALFWIAISVEARELGFLVHIDLGFIFAMKGDFLGADFAVEKIGDDSSRLRTRIRDANWFLLFTICVCDFGFFGIWFFCRVVG, from the exons ATGATTAGAGTTCTTGGAGGCGCAATTTGGATGTCGGAATCACGATTTGGTGAAGAAGACGAAGCTTTTGAGGAGGCGTTGTTCTGGATCGCGATTTCTGTGGAGGCTCGCGAATTAGGGTTCTTGGTGCACATAGATTTGGGGTTCATCTTCGCGATGAAAGGGGATTTTCTag GTGCTGATTTCGCGGTGGAGAAGATTGGAGATGATAGTTCGCGATTGAGAACTAGGATTCGTGATGCGAATTGGTTTCTTCTTTTTACAATTTGTGTTTGTGATTTTGGGTTTTTTGGAATTTGGTTTTTCTGCAGGGTGGTCGGGTAA